A genomic window from Pseudogulbenkiania sp. MAI-1 includes:
- the narI gene encoding respiratory nitrate reductase subunit gamma, with amino-acid sequence MKSLHDFLFGLYPYIALSVFFIGSLIRFDREQYSWKSDSSQILRKSQLRLGSMLFHLGVLVVFFGHLIGFLMPEPIVLALMSERAHELLAMVGGGVAGVFSIIGLSILIYRRVSDPRILSNSRTADMVVLVIIWLQLALGLLTVVYSSSHVPGYDFGALIAYVQGIVIFRADNAALILAVPWVYKAHIFLGLTVFLIFPFTRLVHIWSGFAAVFYLFRPYQLMRTHRKLAPRRIP; translated from the coding sequence ATGAAATCGCTGCACGATTTTCTATTCGGCCTCTACCCCTATATTGCGCTGTCGGTCTTTTTCATCGGCAGCCTGATCCGCTTCGACCGCGAGCAGTATTCGTGGAAAAGCGATTCGTCGCAGATTCTGCGCAAGAGTCAGCTGCGCCTGGGTTCAATGCTATTCCACCTCGGTGTCCTGGTGGTCTTCTTCGGCCACCTGATCGGTTTCCTGATGCCGGAGCCCATCGTGCTGGCACTGATGAGCGAGAGGGCGCACGAACTGCTGGCGATGGTAGGGGGCGGGGTGGCCGGCGTGTTCTCCATCATCGGGCTCAGCATCCTGATTTACCGCCGGGTCAGCGATCCGCGCATCCTGAGCAATAGCCGTACCGCGGACATGGTGGTGCTGGTGATCATCTGGCTCCAGCTCGCCCTCGGCCTGCTGACCGTGGTTTACTCATCGAGCCATGTACCCGGTTACGACTTCGGTGCGTTGATTGCCTATGTACAAGGCATCGTGATTTTCCGGGCAGACAATGCCGCCCTGATCCTTGCCGTGCCCTGGGTCTACAAGGCGCATATCTTCCTCGGGCTCACCGTGTTCCTGATTTTTCCGTTTACCCGCCTGGTCCATATCTGGAGCGGCTTTGCGGCAGTCTTCTATCTTTTCCGCCCCTATCAGCTGATGCGCACCCACAGGAAGCTGGCGCCCCGTCGAATTCCCTGA
- a CDS encoding peptidylprolyl isomerase: MTTESLPQALTARINDVEIVAATPADLRHAAVQELLRQRAVTLGLLAADADEAATAAALEQLLEREVPVPQAGDEEIERHYLANPGRYTAGELVFASHILLQVTERTPIQPLLARAEAILHQVQADASRFAELAQDMSNCPSAQVGGSLGQLQRGDTVPEFEAALFADGSVGVLPRVVRTRYGFHIVKVERREPGRLLPLAMIRDRVASDLAEQSLSRALRQYLERLAANAEMDGMDLIPDRRH, from the coding sequence ATGACCACCGAATCCCTCCCCCAGGCACTGACCGCACGCATCAACGATGTCGAGATCGTGGCGGCCACGCCGGCCGATTTACGGCATGCAGCGGTGCAGGAACTGCTCCGCCAGCGCGCCGTGACGCTGGGCTTGCTGGCGGCGGACGCCGACGAGGCCGCCACCGCGGCGGCGCTGGAACAACTGCTCGAGCGCGAAGTGCCAGTGCCGCAGGCCGGCGACGAAGAGATCGAGCGGCATTATCTGGCGAATCCCGGGCGTTACACGGCGGGCGAGCTGGTGTTCGCCTCGCATATTCTGCTGCAAGTGACGGAACGCACGCCCATCCAGCCGCTACTGGCGCGAGCGGAAGCGATATTGCATCAGGTCCAGGCCGATGCCTCGCGTTTCGCCGAATTGGCCCAGGACATGTCCAACTGCCCGTCGGCGCAGGTGGGCGGCAGCCTCGGCCAACTGCAAAGGGGAGATACCGTGCCGGAATTCGAGGCGGCACTGTTTGCCGATGGCTCGGTCGGGGTGTTGCCGCGCGTCGTGCGCACCCGTTACGGCTTTCATATCGTCAAGGTGGAGCGGCGCGAACCGGGACGGCTCCTGCCGCTGGCGATGATTCGTGATCGTGTGGCATCCGATCTTGCCGAACAAAGCCTGAGCCGTGCGCTCCGCCAGTATCTGGAGAGGCTGGCGGCCAATGCCGAGATGGACGGCATGGATCTGATTCCGGACCGGCGCCATTGA
- a CDS encoding YIP1 family protein — translation MKPLSLFRMVVSSKEGWNDIARTHPSPWGAFLKIVLFPSSVAAGMILYAAWFHGDVYAPEVTFGYWAGVAVIFLLTSWGCVHVMAWFIRQAVHTDSRPSYADSYRLAAIAPVPIWLSALSLFVPIPLFNALAAILGLMASGGLIYHGLDALFEHDDSVRTEALAYTVFSVGALVWALIVALLVMPLL, via the coding sequence ATGAAACCCCTCTCGCTTTTTCGTATGGTCGTATCCTCCAAGGAAGGATGGAACGATATAGCGCGGACCCATCCTTCGCCCTGGGGGGCGTTCCTGAAAATCGTGCTGTTTCCCTCTTCGGTGGCTGCCGGCATGATCCTGTATGCCGCCTGGTTCCATGGCGACGTGTATGCCCCCGAGGTCACGTTCGGCTATTGGGCTGGCGTCGCAGTAATTTTCCTGCTGACCAGTTGGGGCTGTGTCCATGTCATGGCCTGGTTTATCCGCCAGGCGGTGCATACCGACTCCAGGCCCTCCTATGCCGACAGCTACCGTCTGGCGGCCATCGCCCCGGTACCGATCTGGCTGTCCGCCTTGTCGCTGTTCGTCCCCATTCCGCTATTCAACGCGTTGGCGGCCATCCTCGGCTTGATGGCGTCCGGCGGGCTGATTTATCACGGCCTTGATGCCCTGTTTGAACATGACGACTCGGTCCGGACGGAAGCGTTGGCGTATACGGTCTTTTCGGTGGGGGCGCTGGTGTGGGCGCTGATCGTGGCCCTGCTGGTCATGCCGCTCCTCTGA
- a CDS encoding single-stranded DNA-binding protein produces MNSITFDGRLAADAELRYTPSGEPVLSFRVASDIGFGERRTTNWFSCQVWGKRGESLKNYLSKGQQVTVYGQLTLREWEDRDGNKKLSPDVRVNEISLQGSKRDAAMDDDSGYGAPAPRQSAPSAPPAAPRRMEPKPASKADDFMDDDIPF; encoded by the coding sequence ATGAACAGCATCACCTTCGACGGCCGCCTGGCGGCAGATGCCGAACTGCGCTACACCCCGAGCGGCGAACCGGTGCTGAGCTTCCGCGTGGCCAGCGATATCGGTTTCGGCGAGCGCCGCACCACCAACTGGTTCAGCTGCCAGGTATGGGGCAAGCGCGGCGAATCGCTGAAGAACTACCTGAGCAAGGGCCAGCAGGTGACCGTTTACGGCCAGCTCACCCTGCGCGAATGGGAAGACCGCGACGGCAACAAGAAGCTGTCGCCGGACGTGCGCGTGAACGAGATCAGCCTGCAGGGCAGCAAGCGCGACGCGGCGATGGACGACGACAGCGGCTACGGCGCCCCGGCGCCGCGCCAGAGCGCCCCGTCCGCTCCGCCGGCCGCCCCGCGCCGCATGGAGCCGAAGCCGGCCAGCAAGGCGGACGACTTCATGGATGATGACATCCCGTTCTAA
- a CDS encoding MFS transporter, whose product MNPLELRASLGLAGVYALRMLGMFLILPVFALYAKTLPGTHSATWIGIALGAYGLTQALLQLPLGMLSDRIGRKKVIYGGLLVFALGSFIAAEAHDIVWLTIGRIIQGSGAISAAITALLADLTREENRTKAMAMIGMSIGTTFAVSLVLGPLLAHYIGVNGIFALTGVLTLMALAGVKYLIPDPVVSRFHSDAEANTSRLGSVMRNGDLLRLNYGIFSLHAAQMAMFVVIPFALTTTGGLDKAHHWQVYLPVVLIGFILMVPAIIYGEKRHKLKTVFVGAIALMTLAQLGMALALDSFWQIVTWLTGYFIAFNILEASLPSLISKIAPADAKGTAIGVYNTAQSFGLFLGAAAGGVLYTHFGSGGVFGFTSFLMLSWLVLAVTMRPPQAVKSVMFHIGESWRGSAPLLSQRLASQRGVKEAVVVIDERVAYLKVSQEDWDEAAVQQLILETN is encoded by the coding sequence ATGAATCCGCTTGAACTTCGTGCCAGCCTCGGTCTGGCTGGCGTGTACGCCCTGCGCATGCTGGGCATGTTCCTGATCTTGCCGGTATTCGCCCTCTACGCCAAGACACTGCCCGGCACCCACAGCGCCACCTGGATCGGCATCGCGCTGGGCGCCTACGGCCTGACCCAGGCGCTGCTGCAGTTGCCGCTGGGCATGCTGTCCGACCGGATCGGCCGCAAGAAGGTGATCTACGGCGGGCTCCTGGTGTTCGCGCTGGGCAGTTTCATCGCCGCCGAGGCGCACGACATCGTCTGGCTCACCATCGGCCGCATCATCCAGGGCTCCGGCGCCATCTCCGCCGCCATCACCGCGCTCTTGGCCGATCTGACGCGCGAAGAGAACCGCACCAAGGCGATGGCGATGATCGGCATGAGCATCGGCACCACCTTCGCCGTCAGCCTGGTGCTGGGCCCGCTGCTCGCCCACTACATCGGCGTCAACGGCATCTTCGCGCTGACCGGCGTGCTGACCCTGATGGCGCTGGCGGGAGTCAAGTACCTGATTCCCGACCCGGTGGTGTCGCGTTTCCACTCCGACGCCGAAGCCAATACCAGCCGGCTGGGCAGCGTGATGAGGAACGGCGATCTGCTGCGCCTCAACTACGGCATCTTCTCGCTGCACGCGGCGCAGATGGCGATGTTCGTGGTGATTCCGTTCGCGCTGACCACTACCGGCGGGCTCGACAAGGCGCATCACTGGCAGGTCTACCTGCCGGTGGTGCTGATCGGCTTCATTCTCATGGTGCCGGCGATCATCTACGGCGAGAAACGCCACAAGCTGAAAACCGTGTTCGTCGGCGCCATCGCGCTGATGACCTTGGCCCAGCTCGGCATGGCGCTGGCGCTGGACAGCTTCTGGCAGATCGTCACCTGGCTCACCGGCTACTTCATCGCCTTCAACATCCTCGAGGCCAGCCTGCCCTCGCTGATTTCCAAGATCGCACCGGCCGACGCCAAAGGAACCGCGATCGGGGTGTATAATACCGCCCAGTCTTTCGGCCTCTTTCTCGGCGCGGCCGCCGGCGGCGTGCTGTACACCCACTTCGGCTCGGGCGGCGTGTTCGGCTTCACCAGCTTCCTGATGCTGTCCTGGCTGGTGCTGGCCGTCACCATGCGCCCGCCGCAGGCGGTGAAGTCGGTCATGTTCCACATCGGCGAGAGCTGGCGGGGCAGCGCCCCCCTGCTGTCGCAGCGCCTGGCCTCCCAGCGCGGCGTCAAGGAAGCGGTGGTGGTGATCGACGAGCGCGTCGCCTATCTCAAGGTATCGCAAGAGGACTGGGACGAGGCCGCCGTCCAGCAATTGATTTTGGAAACCAACTGA
- the uvrA gene encoding excinuclease ABC subunit UvrA, protein MDSIRIRGARTHNLKNINLDLPRHQLVVITGLSGSGKSSLAFDTLYAEGQRRYVESLSAYARQFLQLMEKPDVDLIEGLSPAISIEQKATSHNPRSTVGTVTEIHDYLRLLFARVGEPHCPEHGVPLASQTVSQMVDNVLALPEETRVMILAPVVMARKGENADLFEELRAQGFVRVRVDGEVAELDAVPKLDKNKKHTIEVVIDRLKVRADLQQRLAESFETALRHAEGRAIAVEMDSGKEHWFSAKFACPVCSYSLPELEPRLFSFNNPMGACPKCDGLGEITFFDPKRVVAHPELSLAAGAIKGWDKRNQFYYQMLQALGEHFGFDLELPFELLPERVRHVILHGSGRDNIEFTYLSERGAKFTRSHPFEGILPNLERRYRETDSLAVREELAKYQNNQPCPHCEGSRLRREARYVYVAGQTLYGINQMALKDAARFFEQVEFSGQKQAVADKIIKEIRDRVSFLNNVGLDYLCLARSADTLSGGEAQRIRLASQIGSGLTGVMYVLDEPSIGLHQRDNDRLLATLVRLRDLGNSVIVVEHDEDAIRAADFVVDMGPGAGEHGGEVLIAGTPKEIEASEHSVTGAFLSGRRRIEVESERRPVDRERLLVLSGASGNNLKDTTLELPLGMLVCITGVSGSGKSTLINDTLYKIAARELNGASEEPAPYREITGLEHLDKVISVDQGPIGRTPRSNPATYTGLFTPIRELFSGVPLARERGYGPGRFSFNVKGGRCEACQGDGVIKVEMHFLPDIYVPCDVCHGKRYNRETLEVKYKGQTIHEVLEMTVEHALEFFGAVPTVARKLQTLMDVGLGYIRLGQSATTLSGGEAQRVKLALELSKRDTGRTLYILDEPTTGLHFHDIDLLLKVLHRLRGNGNTVVVIEHNLDVIKTADWLIDLGPEGGAGGGQIIASGTPEQVAANPVSHTGRYLATLLECGKISPAIG, encoded by the coding sequence ATGGACTCCATCCGCATCCGTGGCGCACGTACCCACAACCTGAAAAACATCAACCTCGATCTGCCGCGCCACCAGTTGGTGGTGATCACCGGCCTGTCCGGTTCCGGCAAGTCCTCGCTGGCGTTCGATACGCTGTACGCCGAAGGGCAGCGGCGCTACGTCGAGTCGCTGTCGGCCTACGCGCGCCAGTTCCTGCAGCTGATGGAAAAGCCGGACGTCGATCTGATCGAGGGCTTGTCGCCGGCCATTTCCATCGAGCAGAAGGCCACCAGCCACAACCCGCGCTCCACGGTCGGCACGGTGACCGAAATTCACGACTACCTGCGCCTATTGTTCGCCCGCGTCGGCGAGCCTCACTGCCCCGAGCACGGCGTGCCGCTGGCCTCGCAGACCGTGTCGCAGATGGTCGACAACGTGCTGGCGCTGCCGGAAGAGACGCGGGTGATGATCCTGGCGCCGGTGGTGATGGCGCGCAAGGGGGAAAACGCCGACCTGTTCGAGGAACTGCGCGCGCAGGGCTTCGTGCGGGTGCGGGTCGACGGCGAGGTGGCCGAGCTCGACGCCGTGCCCAAGCTCGACAAGAACAAGAAGCACACCATCGAGGTGGTGATCGACCGCCTCAAGGTGCGCGCCGACCTGCAGCAACGGCTCGCCGAAAGCTTCGAGACCGCGCTGCGCCACGCCGAGGGCCGCGCCATCGCGGTCGAGATGGATTCCGGCAAGGAGCACTGGTTCTCCGCCAAGTTCGCCTGCCCTGTGTGCTCGTACAGCCTGCCCGAGCTGGAGCCGCGGCTGTTCTCGTTCAACAACCCGATGGGCGCCTGCCCCAAGTGCGACGGGCTGGGCGAGATCACCTTCTTCGACCCGAAACGGGTGGTGGCCCATCCGGAACTGAGCCTGGCCGCCGGCGCGATCAAGGGCTGGGACAAGCGCAACCAGTTCTACTACCAGATGCTGCAGGCCTTGGGCGAGCACTTCGGCTTCGACCTCGAGCTGCCGTTCGAGCTGCTGCCGGAACGGGTGCGCCACGTCATTCTGCATGGCTCCGGGCGTGACAACATCGAATTCACTTACCTCTCCGAGCGCGGCGCCAAGTTCACCCGCAGCCACCCGTTCGAGGGCATCCTCCCCAACCTCGAGCGCCGCTACCGCGAGACCGACTCGCTCGCGGTACGCGAGGAGCTGGCCAAGTACCAGAACAACCAGCCTTGCCCGCACTGCGAAGGCTCGCGCCTGCGCCGTGAGGCGCGCTACGTCTACGTGGCGGGGCAGACCCTGTACGGCATCAACCAGATGGCGCTGAAGGATGCCGCGCGCTTCTTCGAGCAGGTGGAATTCAGCGGCCAGAAGCAGGCGGTGGCGGACAAGATCATCAAGGAAATCCGCGACCGCGTCTCCTTCCTCAACAACGTCGGCCTCGATTACCTGTGCCTGGCGCGCTCGGCCGACACCCTGTCCGGCGGCGAGGCGCAGCGCATCCGCCTGGCGAGCCAGATCGGCTCCGGCCTGACCGGCGTGATGTACGTGCTGGACGAGCCCAGCATCGGCCTGCACCAGCGCGACAACGACCGCCTGCTGGCGACGCTGGTGAGGCTGCGCGACCTGGGCAACAGCGTGATCGTGGTCGAGCACGACGAGGACGCCATCCGCGCCGCCGACTTCGTGGTCGACATGGGGCCGGGGGCCGGCGAGCATGGCGGCGAGGTGCTGATCGCCGGCACGCCGAAGGAAATCGAAGCGAGCGAACACTCGGTCACCGGCGCCTTCCTGTCCGGCCGTCGCCGCATCGAAGTGGAAAGCGAGCGCCGCCCAGTCGACCGCGAGCGCCTGCTGGTGCTCTCCGGCGCCAGCGGCAACAACCTCAAGGACACCACGCTGGAGCTGCCGCTGGGCATGCTGGTGTGCATCACCGGCGTGTCCGGCTCGGGCAAGTCCACGCTGATCAACGACACCCTGTACAAGATCGCCGCGCGCGAACTGAACGGCGCCAGCGAGGAGCCGGCGCCGTACCGCGAGATCACCGGCCTGGAGCACCTCGACAAGGTGATCAGCGTCGACCAGGGCCCGATCGGCCGCACCCCGCGTTCCAACCCCGCCACCTACACCGGACTGTTCACGCCGATCCGCGAACTGTTCTCCGGCGTTCCGCTGGCGCGCGAGCGCGGCTACGGCCCGGGGCGCTTCAGCTTCAACGTCAAGGGCGGGCGCTGCGAAGCCTGCCAGGGCGACGGCGTGATCAAGGTCGAGATGCACTTCCTGCCCGACATCTACGTTCCCTGCGACGTCTGCCACGGCAAGCGCTACAACCGCGAGACGCTGGAGGTGAAATACAAGGGTCAGACCATTCACGAAGTGCTGGAGATGACGGTGGAGCATGCGCTGGAATTCTTCGGCGCGGTGCCGACCGTGGCGCGCAAGCTACAGACCCTGATGGACGTCGGCCTGGGCTACATCCGCCTCGGGCAGTCCGCCACCACGCTGTCCGGCGGCGAGGCGCAGCGCGTCAAGCTGGCACTGGAACTCTCCAAGCGCGACACCGGCCGCACCCTGTACATCCTCGACGAGCCGACCACCGGCCTGCATTTCCACGACATCGACCTGCTGCTGAAAGTGCTGCACCGCCTGCGTGGCAACGGCAACACCGTGGTGGTGATCGAGCACAACCTCGACGTCATCAAAACCGCCGACTGGCTGATCGACCTTGGGCCGGAGGGCGGCGCCGGCGGCGGCCAGATCATCGCCAGCGGCACACCGGAGCAAGTGGCGGCCAATCCGGTGAGCCACACCGGACGCTATTTGGCGACATTGCTGGAATGCGGCAAGATTTCACCGGCAATAGGCTGA
- a CDS encoding VOC family protein encodes MLNLGKIDHIHVRVTDTPTALEWYQRVLGLTPDPRYRHMQDEPHGVTMIANPSASVRLALCEDADFSAAVSAVAFVVSGQEFMEWIDQLAGERVTNREGQTIARDSVYDHHFFCSLAFVDPFGNAFEVVSYDHTWLSGKLKLPGRTAHNGHNGHNTINGHNGHVHNGQ; translated from the coding sequence ATGCTTAATCTTGGAAAAATCGACCATATTCATGTCCGTGTCACGGACACTCCCACTGCGCTTGAGTGGTATCAGCGGGTGCTGGGTCTGACGCCAGACCCTCGCTACCGCCACATGCAGGATGAACCGCATGGCGTGACCATGATCGCCAACCCCAGCGCCAGCGTTCGTCTGGCATTGTGCGAGGATGCCGATTTCAGCGCAGCGGTCAGTGCCGTGGCCTTCGTGGTGAGCGGCCAGGAGTTCATGGAGTGGATCGACCAGCTCGCCGGCGAGCGTGTCACCAATCGGGAGGGTCAAACCATCGCCCGCGATTCGGTCTACGATCACCACTTCTTCTGTTCACTGGCGTTCGTCGATCCGTTCGGCAACGCCTTCGAAGTGGTCAGCTACGACCACACCTGGCTGAGCGGCAAGCTGAAACTGCCTGGCCGTACCGCCCACAATGGCCATAACGGTCACAACACCATTAATGGCCATAACGGCCATGTCCACAACGGCCAGTGA
- a CDS encoding transporter substrate-binding domain-containing protein, with product MKKHITLALLSLTAPLAAHSAETLRIATDATYPPFEYVDANGKVAGFEVDFAYALCKEMKVQCEVINQPWDGLIPGLQVKKYDAIMSSMNITDERRKAVDFSKVYYLMQNRFVTAKSNKTEIQPAALSGKTIAVQTGTPQDRFVTQQFGKSATIKRYVNAQDPMMELTSGRADYTFGNTVQLQKGFLETAPGKGFQFVGPVFDGRQDKVLGEGVAVALRKQDTALKARFNAAIDAVKKKGVYHELLVKHKLDGLLAD from the coding sequence ATGAAGAAGCACATCACGCTGGCCCTGTTGTCGCTGACCGCCCCGCTGGCGGCACATTCGGCCGAAACGCTGCGCATCGCCACCGATGCCACCTACCCGCCGTTCGAGTACGTCGACGCCAACGGTAAGGTGGCCGGTTTCGAAGTGGACTTCGCCTACGCCTTGTGCAAGGAAATGAAGGTGCAGTGCGAGGTCATCAACCAGCCGTGGGACGGCCTGATTCCCGGCCTGCAGGTGAAGAAGTACGACGCGATCATGTCGTCGATGAACATCACCGACGAGCGGCGCAAGGCGGTGGATTTCAGCAAGGTCTACTACCTGATGCAGAACCGCTTCGTCACCGCCAAGAGCAACAAGACCGAGATCCAGCCGGCGGCCCTCAGCGGCAAGACCATCGCGGTGCAGACCGGCACCCCGCAGGACCGCTTCGTCACCCAGCAGTTCGGCAAGTCGGCCACCATCAAGCGTTACGTCAACGCGCAGGACCCGATGATGGAGCTGACCTCGGGCCGTGCCGACTACACTTTCGGCAACACCGTGCAGTTGCAGAAAGGCTTCCTGGAAACCGCGCCGGGCAAGGGCTTCCAGTTCGTCGGCCCGGTGTTCGATGGGCGCCAGGACAAGGTGCTCGGCGAAGGCGTGGCGGTGGCGCTGCGCAAGCAGGATACCGCGCTGAAAGCCCGCTTCAACGCCGCCATCGACGCGGTCAAGAAGAAGGGGGTGTACCACGAACTGCTGGTGAAGCATAAGCTCGACGGCCTGCTGGCCGATTGA
- a CDS encoding carbon-nitrogen hydrolase family protein, which yields MSTVQRLTAAAIQMVSGDDLSANLERARVLVGEAAAAGAELVVLPEYFYLMPEDERERVALARPFGDGPIYHYLAELAERHRLWLVGGTLPLASPEPGKMFNSSLLFGPDGRCRVRYDKIHLFGFDNGRERYDESATMSAGEQVASGDTPWGPLRLSVCYDLRFPELYRQRPAPTLIAAPAAFTHTTGQAHWELLLRARAVDNLAFVIGAGQGGMHPGGKRTFGHSLIVDPWGTVLACHEDGEGIALATLDLNRQAELRQRLPTLQHRRLD from the coding sequence ATGTCCACTGTACAGCGACTCACCGCCGCCGCCATCCAGATGGTGTCCGGCGATGACCTGTCGGCCAACCTCGAACGCGCCCGCGTCCTGGTCGGCGAAGCGGCCGCCGCCGGCGCCGAGCTGGTGGTGCTGCCGGAATACTTCTACCTGATGCCGGAAGACGAGCGCGAGCGGGTGGCGCTGGCCCGCCCCTTCGGCGATGGCCCGATCTACCACTACCTGGCCGAGTTGGCCGAGCGGCACCGGCTGTGGCTGGTGGGCGGGACCCTGCCATTGGCAAGCCCGGAGCCGGGCAAGATGTTCAATTCCAGCCTGCTGTTCGGGCCGGACGGCCGCTGCCGGGTGCGTTACGACAAGATCCACCTGTTCGGCTTCGACAACGGCCGCGAACGCTACGACGAATCGGCCACCATGAGTGCCGGTGAGCAGGTCGCCAGCGGCGACACGCCGTGGGGGCCGCTGCGATTGTCGGTCTGCTACGATCTGCGCTTTCCCGAACTCTACCGCCAGCGCCCGGCGCCGACGCTGATCGCCGCGCCGGCAGCATTTACCCATACCACCGGCCAAGCGCACTGGGAGCTGCTGCTGCGCGCCCGCGCCGTCGACAACCTGGCCTTCGTCATCGGTGCCGGCCAGGGCGGCATGCACCCCGGCGGCAAACGCACCTTCGGCCACAGCCTGATCGTGGACCCGTGGGGCACGGTGCTGGCCTGCCACGAAGACGGCGAAGGCATCGCGCTCGCCACCCTCGATCTGAACCGGCAGGCCGAGCTGCGCCAGCGCCTGCCCACCTTACAACACCGGCGTCTGGACTAG
- a CDS encoding methionine aminotransferase: protein MTDSITPRSKLPNVGTTIFTVIGQLAAEHRAINLSQGAPNFPCAPELIEHTHQAMLDGHNQYSPMAGLAALREAVADKVAALYGQRYDPAREVTITASASEGLFASITALVHPGDEVIVFEPCFDSYAPMIELQGATVVSIKLAPPGFAIPWDEVAARITPRTRMILLNSPHNPSGAVLGDEDIAELKRLTAGTDIVLLSDEVYEHVVFDGALHHSMSRHPELAERAVVVASFGKTFHITGWRVGYCLAPAALMEEIRKVHQFAMFAADTPMQHGLARLMQTPSHYLGLADFYQKKRDLLIDCLASSRLTLLPSAGSFFMLASYENISRQSDSDFVQTLIKEHQVATIPVSAFYRDGTDHHLIRLSFAKDEATLRAGAERLCRL, encoded by the coding sequence ATGACCGACTCCATCACGCCGCGCTCGAAACTGCCGAACGTGGGCACCACCATCTTCACCGTGATCGGCCAGCTCGCTGCCGAACATCGGGCGATCAACCTGTCGCAGGGTGCGCCCAACTTCCCGTGCGCGCCGGAACTGATCGAGCACACCCATCAGGCCATGCTCGACGGCCACAACCAGTATTCGCCGATGGCCGGCCTCGCCGCCCTGCGCGAGGCGGTCGCCGACAAGGTGGCCGCGCTGTATGGCCAGCGCTACGACCCGGCGCGGGAGGTCACCATCACCGCCAGTGCCAGCGAGGGGCTGTTCGCCAGTATCACGGCACTGGTCCATCCCGGCGACGAGGTGATCGTGTTCGAGCCCTGCTTCGACAGCTACGCGCCGATGATCGAGCTGCAGGGCGCCACCGTGGTGTCGATCAAGCTCGCCCCGCCTGGGTTCGCCATTCCCTGGGACGAGGTCGCCGCGCGCATCACTCCGCGCACGCGGATGATCCTGCTCAACAGCCCGCACAATCCGAGCGGCGCGGTACTGGGCGACGAGGACATCGCCGAGCTCAAGCGACTCACCGCCGGCACCGACATCGTGCTGCTGTCGGACGAGGTCTACGAGCACGTGGTGTTCGACGGCGCCCTGCACCACAGCATGAGCCGTCACCCGGAGCTGGCCGAGCGCGCAGTGGTGGTGGCCTCGTTCGGCAAAACCTTCCATATCACCGGTTGGCGCGTCGGCTATTGCCTGGCGCCGGCGGCCCTGATGGAAGAAATCCGCAAGGTGCACCAGTTCGCCATGTTCGCCGCCGACACACCGATGCAGCACGGCCTGGCGCGCCTCATGCAGACCCCGTCGCATTACCTCGGGCTGGCAGATTTCTACCAGAAGAAGCGCGATCTGTTGATCGACTGCCTGGCCAGTTCGCGCCTGACGCTGCTGCCGTCGGCCGGCAGTTTCTTCATGCTGGCGAGCTACGAGAACATCAGCCGGCAGTCCGATAGCGACTTCGTGCAGACGCTGATCAAGGAGCATCAGGTGGCGACCATCCCGGTGTCGGCGTTCTATCGCGACGGCACCGACCATCACCTGATCCGCCTGTCGTTCGCCAAGGACGAGGCCACCTTGCGCGCCGGGGCCGAGCGCCTCTGCCGCCTCTAG